The following are encoded in a window of Chitinophagaceae bacterium genomic DNA:
- a CDS encoding AMP-binding protein — translation MKQLPVYEILKEAAGKWPNNPAVYDDLGMISFQQLFTETEELRGHLLKMGIKEGMGIGVMAANGRSFITGIFAAVGCGAAVMPMSPLLKKPEVDDILKDAKLHAILDDRSGIQPLDTIETVIPLQQGSFRFSYTNIHESVAFAPFVNQPAFIRFTSGTTGKSKGVIVSHQSVLERITAANKGLELGSNDTVIWVLPMAYHFMVSIVLYVKFGTAIAVAKDFLAKNIIDSCNRHKGTLLYASPLQIKLLAGDPGKEQMPSLKKVISTSAAISTEVCKAFKERFHIDVSQAYGIIEIGLPILNYVRSAEHPEAVGYAVPGYTVDILDDNDQPLPTGHIGQLGIKGPGMFDAYLVPPALRNEVLKNGYFLTADLASKTADGLIKIEGRSKSVINVSGLKVFPEEVEAVLETIPQVKQARISSSPHPLMGQIIEAELVLQEGATLDPEDILTYCKKRLSAFKAPQRIKIVDSLPMTGSGKLQRH, via the coding sequence ATGAAGCAACTGCCTGTGTATGAGATCCTGAAAGAGGCTGCCGGAAAATGGCCCAACAATCCCGCCGTATATGATGACCTGGGAATGATCAGTTTCCAGCAACTTTTCACCGAAACAGAAGAACTCCGCGGTCACCTGCTTAAGATGGGGATCAAAGAAGGTATGGGTATTGGCGTGATGGCAGCCAACGGGCGGAGTTTTATCACCGGCATTTTTGCCGCAGTGGGTTGCGGCGCTGCCGTGATGCCCATGTCGCCGCTTTTAAAAAAGCCGGAGGTGGATGATATTCTTAAAGATGCAAAACTGCATGCTATCCTGGACGACCGCTCCGGGATACAACCGCTGGATACCATTGAAACCGTCATTCCCTTACAGCAGGGTTCATTCCGCTTCAGTTATACCAACATCCACGAATCGGTTGCCTTTGCCCCGTTCGTGAACCAGCCGGCATTCATCCGTTTCACTTCCGGCACTACCGGTAAATCAAAAGGGGTCATTGTTTCCCACCAGTCGGTGCTGGAGCGGATAACCGCTGCCAACAAAGGCCTGGAACTGGGCAGCAACGACACGGTGATCTGGGTGCTGCCCATGGCCTATCACTTCATGGTTTCCATTGTGCTTTATGTGAAATTCGGAACAGCCATTGCCGTAGCAAAAGATTTCCTGGCAAAGAATATCATTGACAGCTGCAACCGGCATAAAGGAACATTGCTCTACGCTTCTCCCCTGCAGATAAAATTACTGGCCGGTGATCCGGGCAAAGAACAAATGCCTTCATTGAAAAAGGTGATCTCAACATCTGCCGCCATTTCAACGGAAGTGTGCAAAGCATTTAAAGAACGGTTTCATATTGACGTAAGCCAGGCATACGGAATCATTGAGATCGGTTTGCCGATACTCAACTATGTAAGATCTGCCGAACATCCCGAAGCGGTTGGTTATGCCGTGCCGGGATATACCGTTGACATACTGGATGACAATGACCAGCCTTTGCCAACAGGGCATATTGGACAACTGGGCATTAAAGGACCCGGTATGTTTGATGCCTATCTTGTACCGCCTGCACTTCGCAATGAGGTTTTAAAGAATGGATATTTCCTGACGGCTGACCTTGCATCCAAAACTGCCGATGGGCTGATAAAGATCGAAGGCCGTTCCAAATCGGTCATCAATGTATCGGGACTGAAAGTGTTTCCCGAAGAAGTGGAAGCGGTGCTGGAAACGATCCCCCAGGTGAAGCAGGCCCGTATCAGCAGCAGCCCCCACCCGCTGATGGGACAGATCATTGAGGCCGAACTTGTTTTACAGGAAGGGGCAACGCTTGATCCCGAAGATATTTTAACCTATTGCAAAAAACGCCTTTCCGCTTTTAAAGCACCACAGCGGATAAAGATCGTTGATTCGTTGCCAATGACGGGTAGTGGAAAATTACAGCGGCATTAA
- a CDS encoding ABC transporter ATP-binding protein, whose protein sequence is MNNTAIIEIENLTKTFKNATEPAVNGISFSIYRNEIFGLLGPNGAGKTTTISILCGLFAPTSGKVMIEGKDLHTESASIKKIIGVVPQDIALYPTLTARENLEFYGSMYGLHGKELKDRIGSWLDKLGLTDAASRKISTYSGGMKRRVNLIAGILHSPRILFLDEPTVGVDVHSRNVIIDHLKNINAEGTTIIYTSHHMEEAETFCTRVSIIDHGKILTQGTPAELISRNPGAANLETVFLNLTKRKLRD, encoded by the coding sequence ATGAACAATACGGCGATCATAGAGATAGAGAACCTTACCAAGACCTTTAAAAATGCTACGGAGCCGGCGGTGAACGGAATTTCTTTTTCCATTTACCGCAACGAGATCTTCGGGTTACTTGGCCCGAATGGTGCAGGCAAAACAACCACCATCTCCATTCTCTGCGGCCTGTTTGCCCCTACCAGCGGGAAAGTGATGATAGAAGGAAAAGACCTGCATACGGAATCTGCTTCCATCAAAAAGATCATTGGCGTTGTGCCCCAGGACATCGCATTATACCCTACGCTGACCGCCCGGGAGAACCTTGAATTTTACGGAAGCATGTATGGCCTGCATGGAAAAGAACTCAAAGACAGGATCGGTTCCTGGCTGGATAAGCTGGGATTGACGGATGCAGCCAGTAGAAAGATATCCACCTATTCCGGTGGCATGAAGCGGAGGGTGAACCTCATCGCCGGGATATTACACAGTCCCAGGATCCTGTTCCTGGACGAACCCACGGTTGGTGTGGATGTTCACAGCCGCAACGTGATCATTGACCACTTAAAGAACATCAACGCGGAAGGCACCACCATCATATACACTTCGCACCACATGGAAGAAGCAGAAACATTTTGTACAAGGGTGTCCATTATTGATCATGGTAAGATACTTACACAGGGCACACCCGCTGAACTGATCAGCAGGAATCCCGGCGCCGCCAACCTGGAAACCGTGTTCCTGAACCTGACCAAAAGAAAACTCAGAGACTGA
- a CDS encoding FAD-dependent oxidoreductase — protein METVEHTDIVVLGGGSAGIAAAVAASRKGLKVTLIERNAFLGGKATASEVGTVCGLYHFSKTENAEYVVKGFAKEFAEMLQEKSGTKPLHNPEGLHYLPYTIEAFKEICLQLLSQDNITVHFNAVLKNVETENEKITAVSAIADGKPVTIFLRSLIDCSGDSVISNAAGLPLIKTTNYQAAAQLFTMEGVAEDNESRLGLIMMKALRAAIDNDILPDFYDRVYVVQGSLRNNCVSLKVGIPLPVTYASGNLQELKTVALSFVDNLSKFLVKNVAAFKQARIQHIAPEVGVRTGQRSVGKYLLTEDDVLQCRKFEDGVANAAWPIEEWIQHRRVSMRYFAEHDFYQVPAACLQSDSISNLFFAGRNISATESAIASARVMGICLQTGYAAGSLAAASALGLSQNEAVKQVQNGQL, from the coding sequence ATGGAAACTGTTGAACATACCGACATCGTTGTGCTGGGGGGTGGCTCCGCCGGAATTGCAGCTGCTGTAGCGGCATCCCGGAAAGGACTGAAAGTGACCCTGATCGAACGCAATGCTTTTTTAGGCGGAAAAGCAACCGCTTCCGAAGTGGGAACCGTTTGTGGCCTGTATCATTTCAGCAAAACGGAAAATGCCGAATATGTGGTAAAAGGTTTTGCAAAGGAATTTGCCGAAATGCTCCAGGAAAAATCCGGCACAAAACCATTGCACAATCCGGAGGGATTGCATTACCTGCCCTATACTATTGAAGCGTTCAAGGAAATATGCCTGCAGTTACTCAGCCAGGATAATATCACCGTTCACTTCAACGCTGTTTTAAAAAATGTGGAGACGGAAAATGAAAAGATAACCGCTGTTTCGGCCATTGCGGACGGCAAACCAGTCACTATTTTTTTAAGATCGCTCATCGATTGTTCCGGCGACAGTGTAATAAGCAATGCAGCCGGTCTGCCCCTTATCAAAACAACCAATTACCAGGCGGCTGCCCAGCTTTTTACCATGGAAGGCGTTGCAGAAGATAATGAATCCCGCCTGGGCCTCATCATGATGAAGGCATTGAGAGCCGCGATTGATAACGATATCCTTCCGGATTTTTATGACCGGGTTTATGTTGTGCAGGGATCATTGCGGAATAATTGTGTGAGCCTGAAAGTAGGGATCCCGTTACCGGTAACCTATGCATCCGGCAACCTGCAGGAACTGAAAACAGTTGCCCTCAGTTTTGTTGACAACCTTTCAAAATTCCTGGTGAAAAATGTTGCTGCGTTCAAACAGGCACGCATACAGCATATTGCGCCTGAAGTGGGTGTACGAACCGGGCAACGAAGCGTAGGTAAATACCTGCTTACCGAAGACGATGTTCTTCAGTGCAGAAAATTTGAAGATGGCGTTGCCAATGCCGCCTGGCCCATTGAAGAGTGGATACAGCACCGCCGGGTAAGTATGCGTTATTTTGCAGAGCATGATTTTTACCAGGTTCCCGCAGCCTGCCTGCAGTCGGACAGCATATCAAATTTATTTTTTGCCGGAAGGAATATCTCCGCAACCGAAAGCGCCATTGCCAGTGCACGGGTAATGGGAATATGCCTGCAAACCGGCTATGCCGCCGGTTCTCTTGCAGCAGCATCTGCCCTGGGCCTTTCACAAAACGAAGCAGTAAAACAGGTACAAAACGGCCAATTGTAA
- a CDS encoding lycopene cyclase domain-containing protein — MNNHYIYFLILAASITGPLALSFDKKVAFYKNWKYLFPAMLFPAILYIAWDMYFTSKGVWSFNEAYITGIKIINLPLEEVLFFLIVPYCCVFIYACIRSYFPRLKEKKQADHFLMGLAAVLLITGVLYHDRYYTGWTFILNGVFIFSLYLFRNYFKGFDALPFLISYAVCLIPFLIVNGFLTAIPVVLYNDAENLGIRIHTIPVEDVFYGMLLVLMNIVIYEKRKAGN; from the coding sequence TTGAACAACCACTACATATATTTCCTCATCCTGGCAGCATCCATTACCGGGCCCCTGGCATTGAGTTTCGATAAGAAAGTGGCATTCTATAAGAACTGGAAATACCTTTTCCCGGCCATGCTCTTTCCTGCCATCCTGTACATTGCATGGGATATGTACTTCACCTCAAAAGGCGTATGGAGTTTTAATGAAGCGTACATAACCGGGATAAAGATCATAAACCTTCCCCTGGAAGAAGTGCTTTTCTTTCTGATCGTTCCCTACTGCTGTGTCTTCATTTATGCCTGTATAAGAAGTTATTTCCCCCGGCTGAAGGAGAAAAAACAGGCGGATCATTTTTTGATGGGACTGGCAGCCGTTTTGCTGATTACCGGGGTGCTTTATCATGATAGATACTATACCGGCTGGACATTCATCCTGAACGGCGTTTTCATCTTCAGCCTCTATCTTTTCAGGAATTATTTTAAAGGGTTTGATGCGCTTCCCTTTTTGATCTCCTACGCGGTTTGCCTTATTCCCTTTTTGATCGTGAATGGGTTTCTTACTGCCATACCCGTTGTTTTGTACAACGATGCGGAAAATCTCGGTATCCGCATCCATACTATTCCGGTTGAGGATGTATTTTACGGAATGCTGCTGGTGCTGATGAATATTGTTATTTATGAAAAACGGAAGGCAGGTAATTAA
- the crtI gene encoding phytoene desaturase, which produces MTTANKNTCAVIGSGVSGLAAAIRMHNKGYKVTVFEANSFPGGKCSSESKDGYRFDMGPSVFTMPHYVDELFEMSGKNPRDHFNYIKLDPVYRYFFEDGSMLDAYHGKEKFAEQMALKTTDSKEDIARHLEKTKTIYGLTEEVFLQNSLHKLKNFFTWPVFRGFLNFGKIGAFDTMNGANQKAFKDPRMVKIFNRYSTYNGSSPFLAPATLNVIAHVEIMKGAYYPRGGMVSITASLAKLGKDIGIQFNYSTPVREILIENKKAVGVRTDKGAERFDVVISNMDVYNSYKKLMPGIKGPAKTLDQPKSSSGIIFYWGIKHEFKQLGLHNIFFADDYEAEFDTIFRKKSIYHDPTIYVNITSKHTPTDAPPGCENWFAFINVPNNQGQDWDAFIAEAREHMIRKANRILKTDIRPLIETEMVFDPRIIESRTSSAFGAIYGNSSNNKFAAFLRHANFSKDIKNLYFCGGSVHPGPSIPLCLLSAKITTNLIK; this is translated from the coding sequence ATGACCACAGCGAATAAGAATACATGTGCCGTTATCGGCTCCGGCGTATCGGGACTGGCAGCAGCCATACGCATGCACAACAAAGGATATAAAGTGACCGTATTTGAAGCAAACTCCTTCCCCGGAGGCAAATGCAGCAGCGAATCAAAAGACGGGTACCGCTTCGACATGGGCCCCTCGGTTTTCACCATGCCACACTACGTGGACGAACTTTTTGAGATGTCGGGCAAGAACCCCCGCGACCATTTTAATTATATAAAACTCGACCCCGTTTACCGGTATTTCTTTGAAGACGGCAGCATGCTGGACGCATACCACGGCAAAGAAAAATTTGCTGAACAGATGGCTCTGAAAACAACCGACAGCAAGGAAGACATCGCCCGGCACCTTGAGAAAACAAAAACAATTTACGGGTTAACAGAAGAAGTGTTCCTCCAGAACTCATTGCATAAGCTGAAGAACTTTTTTACCTGGCCCGTCTTCCGCGGCTTCCTCAACTTCGGCAAGATCGGCGCCTTTGATACCATGAATGGCGCCAACCAGAAGGCATTCAAGGATCCCCGGATGGTAAAGATATTCAACCGCTATTCCACCTACAACGGCTCAAGCCCCTTCCTGGCGCCCGCCACCCTGAATGTGATCGCCCACGTGGAGATCATGAAAGGAGCCTATTATCCCCGGGGCGGCATGGTCAGCATCACAGCCTCCCTGGCCAAACTGGGTAAAGACATAGGCATACAGTTCAATTACTCCACCCCCGTGAGGGAAATACTGATCGAAAATAAAAAAGCTGTAGGTGTACGTACCGATAAAGGGGCTGAACGATTTGATGTGGTCATCAGCAATATGGATGTATACAACAGCTATAAAAAATTAATGCCCGGCATCAAAGGACCGGCCAAAACGCTGGACCAGCCAAAGTCAAGTTCCGGCATCATTTTTTACTGGGGCATCAAACACGAATTCAAACAACTGGGACTGCACAATATTTTCTTTGCCGATGACTATGAAGCCGAATTTGATACCATCTTCCGGAAAAAATCGATCTACCACGACCCTACCATCTATGTGAACATCACCAGTAAACATACGCCCACCGACGCCCCTCCCGGCTGTGAGAACTGGTTTGCCTTCATCAACGTGCCCAACAACCAGGGGCAGGACTGGGATGCATTCATTGCCGAAGCAAGGGAACACATGATCCGGAAAGCAAACCGGATACTTAAAACAGATATCCGGCCGCTGATAGAGACCGAAATGGTTTTTGACCCAAGGATCATCGAAAGCAGGACATCCAGCGCTTTCGGCGCCATTTATGGCAACAGTTCCAATAACAAGTTTGCTGCATTTTTACGCCATGCCAATTTTTCAAAGGATATAAAAAATCTTTATTTCTGTGGCGGGAGTGTTCACCCCGGTCCCAGCATCCCGCTTTGCCTATTATCGGCGAAGATCACTACGAACCTGATCAAATAG
- a CDS encoding phytoene/squalene synthase family protein yields the protein MIKLFHDVSQQCSKAVTEKYSTSFSSAIRLLHPDLRTPIYNIYGFVRFADEIVDTFHQYRKEELLTEFRKDTYAAIERGISLNPILHSFQITVREYNISHDLIDAFFNSMEMDLSKTAYNSHGYKEYIYGSAEVVGLMCLYVFCEGDKNMYNDLKPAAQALGAAFQKVNFLRDVKADYEQLNRSYFPEVDFKNFTPGMKRQIEEDINQDFENAYEGILNLPSKARFGVYVAYKYYLSLFKKIKRTTPANILEQRIRIPNYGKAYIVAKAGLRSQLNLY from the coding sequence ATGATAAAACTTTTCCATGATGTAAGTCAGCAATGCAGTAAAGCGGTTACTGAAAAATACAGCACTTCTTTCAGCAGTGCTATCCGCTTATTGCACCCCGACCTGCGTACCCCCATCTATAATATTTACGGCTTTGTACGCTTTGCTGACGAGATCGTAGACACGTTTCATCAATACAGGAAGGAAGAACTGCTTACCGAGTTCAGGAAGGATACCTATGCCGCTATTGAACGGGGAATAAGCCTGAACCCCATCTTGCACAGTTTCCAGATCACCGTGAGGGAATATAATATCAGCCATGACCTGATTGATGCTTTTTTCAACAGCATGGAAATGGACCTGAGCAAAACGGCTTACAACAGCCATGGTTATAAAGAGTACATATACGGCAGTGCCGAAGTGGTGGGCCTGATGTGCCTGTATGTTTTTTGTGAAGGGGATAAGAACATGTACAACGATCTGAAACCTGCTGCCCAGGCCCTGGGAGCCGCTTTCCAGAAAGTTAATTTCCTGCGGGATGTGAAAGCAGACTACGAACAGCTCAACCGGTCGTATTTCCCCGAAGTGGATTTCAAGAATTTTACACCCGGCATGAAAAGGCAGATCGAGGAGGATATTAACCAGGATTTTGAAAATGCGTACGAGGGTATACTGAACCTGCCCAGTAAGGCAAGGTTTGGTGTATATGTGGCTTACAAATATTATTTATCCCTGTTCAAAAAAATAAAACGTACCACGCCCGCAAATATCCTGGAACAAAGGATACGCATACCAAACTACGGCAAAGCCTATATCGTTGCCAAAGCAGGATTGAGGAGTCAGTTGAATTTATATTAA
- a CDS encoding ABC transporter permease, giving the protein MMTKLLATVKKETLLLLRDKVGLSILFLMPMVLIFVMTLVQDSAFKTMNEKGIPVVFVDNDHDSLGILIGQGLRDNDLCYVSDLIDGKPATADLAQKAVQEGRFLVGIVIPKGATEAIRKNVTRLVSETLNSEDTAATTIMQPQDSVEITILIDPVAKKSFLISVTSNLREFISEVKTKIMFQTFADQVAEVIPDKNNAPKNSYKRSQIITYKEVYASKSEDKIVPNAVQHNVPAWTIFAMFFIAIPLSSSILKEKNEGSVFRLHTMPTPYLLLVNGKIIVYVIVCLIQFLLMLSVGQVFLPMLGLPALVIGNSMAGIFILTLATAFAATGYGVMVGTLASTEHQAAIMGSLSILLLSALGGIWVPSYVMPEVMRNISAWSPLNWSLEGFYKLFLRGGDVADILSEAVKLVLFFLVTMTISSIANRKKRSV; this is encoded by the coding sequence ATGATGACAAAACTATTGGCAACGGTAAAAAAAGAGACCCTGCTTCTCCTGCGTGATAAGGTCGGGTTGTCTATCCTGTTCCTGATGCCCATGGTACTCATCTTTGTAATGACCCTGGTACAGGACTCGGCCTTTAAGACCATGAATGAGAAAGGGATCCCAGTTGTATTTGTAGATAATGACCATGATTCGCTGGGCATACTGATCGGGCAGGGACTGCGGGACAACGACCTTTGTTATGTGAGCGACCTGATCGACGGAAAACCCGCCACTGCTGATCTTGCACAGAAAGCGGTGCAGGAAGGCAGGTTCCTGGTGGGCATTGTAATTCCAAAAGGTGCCACAGAAGCGATCCGCAAAAACGTGACCCGCCTGGTGAGTGAAACACTGAACAGTGAAGATACGGCTGCAACAACAATAATGCAGCCACAGGATTCGGTAGAGATCACCATCCTGATAGACCCGGTTGCAAAAAAGTCCTTTCTTATTTCTGTCACCAGCAACCTGCGGGAGTTCATCTCCGAAGTTAAAACAAAGATCATGTTCCAGACATTCGCTGACCAGGTGGCCGAGGTCATCCCGGATAAGAACAACGCCCCGAAAAATTCTTATAAAAGATCGCAGATCATAACCTATAAAGAAGTGTATGCTTCCAAATCGGAAGACAAGATCGTTCCCAATGCCGTACAGCACAACGTGCCTGCCTGGACCATCTTTGCCATGTTCTTTATCGCCATCCCCCTTTCGAGCAGCATACTCAAGGAAAAGAATGAAGGAAGTGTTTTCCGCCTGCATACCATGCCCACCCCTTACCTGCTCCTGGTGAACGGCAAGATCATCGTGTATGTGATCGTATGCCTGATACAGTTCTTACTGATGCTTTCGGTAGGGCAGGTATTTTTACCCATGCTTGGTTTGCCCGCCCTTGTGATAGGGAACAGCATGGCCGGCATTTTTATTTTAACCCTTGCCACCGCATTTGCCGCAACCGGTTATGGTGTAATGGTAGGTACCCTGGCCAGCACCGAACACCAGGCTGCCATCATGGGCTCACTTTCCATACTTTTATTATCGGCATTGGGGGGTATTTGGGTTCCCAGCTATGTAATGCCCGAAGTGATGCGTAATATCAGTGCCTGGTCGCCGCTCAACTGGTCGCTGGAAGGATTCTATAAACTCTTTTTAAGAGGGGGTGACGTAGCTGATATTCTTTCAGAAGCCGTTAAACTGGTATTATTCTTTTTGGTAACCATGACCATTTCATCCATTGCAAACCGTAAAAAAAGATCCGTGTAA
- a CDS encoding carotenoid biosynthesis protein: MNRFTKQDIATAIAVFFHAVGLTGLLYYDKAFFIAATPFNLLLSLALLLWTQKEKNFQFFLFFLACFVVGFLAEVIGVNTGMLFGEYAYGDVLGYKIQQVPVLIGVNWFLIIYCCGISIHTLLMKAVNRLAAGTGEPPKTLKALSVIIDGATLAVFFDWLMEPVAVKLGYWTWGGDGSIPFFNYLCWLGVSLLLLAVFHFTKFSKQNKFAVNLLLIQMMFFLLLRTFLK, translated from the coding sequence TTGAACAGGTTTACGAAACAGGATATTGCCACAGCCATTGCTGTTTTTTTTCATGCCGTTGGTTTGACCGGCCTGCTTTATTACGACAAGGCATTCTTCATTGCGGCAACCCCTTTCAATTTACTGCTTTCATTGGCCCTCCTGCTCTGGACACAAAAGGAGAAGAATTTCCAGTTTTTTCTTTTTTTTCTTGCCTGTTTTGTGGTGGGATTCCTGGCAGAAGTGATCGGTGTAAATACCGGAATGCTTTTCGGGGAATATGCCTATGGTGATGTGCTTGGGTATAAGATACAGCAGGTTCCGGTATTGATCGGCGTCAACTGGTTCCTCATTATCTATTGCTGCGGTATCAGTATTCACACCCTGCTGATGAAAGCGGTGAACCGCCTGGCAGCCGGAACCGGGGAACCTCCTAAAACATTAAAGGCCCTTTCGGTAATTATTGATGGCGCCACCCTGGCCGTTTTCTTCGACTGGCTCATGGAACCGGTGGCCGTAAAACTCGGATATTGGACCTGGGGAGGAGATGGTTCCATACCATTTTTTAATTACCTGTGCTGGCTCGGGGTAAGCCTGCTGCTGCTGGCTGTATTTCATTTTACAAAATTCAGCAAACAAAACAAATTCGCTGTAAATTTGTTATTGATCCAGATGATGTTTTTCCTTTTACTCAGGACCTTTTTGAAATAG
- a CDS encoding sterol desaturase family protein, producing MNWFLYIAITLTTFILMEGFTWCLHRYVMHGFGWYLHKDHHEKGPGFFEKNDAYFLIFAIPSWLLIMLGVMYKQYWMISIGAGFTLYGLAYFLVHEVIIHQRIKWFTRSNNTYVRAIRWAHKMHHKHLDKEEGESFGMLWVHKRYWDKVREDKKRNAKQMQVSETAH from the coding sequence ATGAACTGGTTTTTATACATAGCGATCACATTAACCACTTTCATTCTTATGGAAGGATTTACCTGGTGCCTTCACCGGTATGTGATGCATGGATTTGGCTGGTACCTGCATAAAGACCATCACGAGAAAGGACCCGGTTTTTTTGAGAAGAACGATGCCTACTTCCTCATTTTTGCCATACCAAGCTGGTTGCTCATCATGCTGGGGGTGATGTATAAACAATACTGGATGATCTCTATCGGCGCCGGGTTCACCCTGTACGGACTGGCTTACTTCCTGGTGCATGAAGTGATCATCCACCAGCGCATCAAATGGTTTACCCGGAGCAACAACACCTATGTACGTGCCATACGCTGGGCACATAAAATGCACCATAAGCACCTCGACAAAGAAGAAGGCGAAAGTTTTGGTATGCTGTGGGTACATAAAAGGTACTGGGACAAAGTGAGAGAGGACAAAAAAAGAAATGCAAAACAAATGCAGGTTTCCGAAACCGCTCACTGA
- the idi gene encoding isopentenyl-diphosphate Delta-isomerase — MDVILVDEQDQPVGSMEKMEVHQKALLHRAFSIFIFNSRGEMLLHKRADKKYHSAGLWTNACCSHPRPGEDTRAAAEKRLHEEMGIVTPLNKAFDFVYRAGFDNGLTEYEFDHVFVGAYNGEIFPDDEEVSDYCFKTIDEIKSSIQSHPQKYTEWFKIAFPKMEAYLETASFR; from the coding sequence ATGGATGTTATTCTGGTAGATGAGCAGGATCAGCCTGTTGGCAGCATGGAAAAAATGGAAGTTCATCAAAAAGCCCTGTTGCACAGGGCTTTCAGCATTTTTATTTTTAACAGCCGGGGCGAAATGCTGCTGCACAAACGGGCCGATAAAAAATACCACAGCGCCGGCCTCTGGACGAACGCCTGCTGCAGCCATCCCCGGCCCGGGGAAGATACCCGGGCAGCGGCAGAAAAAAGACTGCATGAAGAAATGGGGATTGTAACCCCGCTTAATAAAGCGTTTGATTTTGTTTACAGGGCCGGTTTTGATAACGGGTTAACGGAATACGAGTTTGACCACGTTTTTGTAGGGGCTTACAATGGGGAGATATTTCCCGATGATGAAGAAGTAAGCGATTACTGCTTTAAAACAATTGACGAGATAAAAAGCTCCATCCAATCCCATCCGCAGAAATATACCGAGTGGTTCAAGATTGCTTTTCCAAAGATGGAAGCGTATCTTGAAACTGCTTCTTTCCGTTAA